A segment of the Echinicola strongylocentroti genome:
ATGGACATTGGCGGTGGCTCAGTAGAATTCATCATTGGCAGCAACCACGAAGCCATCTGGAAGCAAAGCTTCGAAATTGGCGGCCAGCGGATGCTGGATCTCTTCCACTACCATGACCCCATTCTTCCCGATGAAATCGATAAGCTCAAGGCTTACCTTTCGGACAGGCTCGAGCCACTGATCAAGGCGCTCGAACAGTACCGTCCCAAAAGACTGGTAGGAGCCTCGGGTACTTTCGACACCCTCACGGACATGTACTATGCTACAGCTCAACTGACCAAAACCAAGTCCCAAACGGTCTTCCATCTACCAAGAAAAGAGTTTGCGCAACTCGCACAAAAAATCGTCACACTTAACAAGGAACAACGGCTCAACCTCCCTGGCATGATCCCCATGCGCGTGGATATGATTGTGGTTGCATCCTGCCTGATTGAATTTATCCTCCAATACGTGGACGCTGATGAACTGATCTGCTCCAACTATGCGTTAAAGGAAGGAGTCATCTCAAAAATCCTGAAAAAAGAATCCATTATCCCCTGCATGGGAATAGAAAAACCTTAAACCAACAGGGCTTGTCTCCTAAATAGACCAAACCGCCAAGGCAGCTATCGGGGCTGGAACTCCCGCTCCAACGTGGCAGATAAATATCCTCGATGTACGCCCGTGTAATCCATAGGGGAATTGTCCCCAACACTATCGGTACGATCGCAATAGCGAAATTTACGAGACGACCTGTTTAATTTTATAATGCACCATGAATTTTGACTTTAAAAGCCTATTTGCATTTACAAAAGAAATATTCATTAAAATGGGATGCCCAGAAAGTGATGCCCAATCAGCTACAGAAGTGCTTCTTTCTGCGGACTTGCGCGGAGTAGATTCCCATGGGGTAGCCAGGCTTTCCGGTTATGTCAGGCTTTGGGAAGCGGGAAGGATCAATCCCACCCCAAATGTCCGTATCGTCCATGAGACTCCCAGCACAGCTGTGGTGGACGGAGATGGCGGACTGGGACTTGTGGTCGCTCCAATTGCCATGCAAATCGCCATTGACAAGGCCAAAGGTGCCGGAACTGGCTGGGTATCTGTAAAAAACTCCAACCATTACGGTATAGCAGGCCATCATGCCCTGCAAGCTGTCAAGGAAGACATGATCGGCATGTCCATGACCAACGCCAGCCCCTTGGTAAGCCCTACCTTTTCGAAAGAAAGACTGCTGGGAACCAACCCAATCTCTGTCGCTATCCCAGCAGGCAAAGAACCTCCTTTCGTTGCCGATATGGCCACGACCACGGCCGCCAATGGTAAACTTGAAATCCTCCAGAGAAAACAAGAAGAAGCTCCTTCTGGGTGGGTGCAGGACAAAGAAGGAAACCCCACCACCAATGCCTTTGGCGTGAAGGAAGGCGGAGCCCTATTACCTCTGGGAGGGGACCGTGAGCATGGCTCGCACAAGGGCTACGCCTTGGGCTCCATTGTTGACATTTTTTCTGCCGTACTCTCCGGCGCCAATTATGGTCCGTGGGTACCTCCTTTTGTAGCCTTCTTGCAGCCAGACCCCAATCCTGTCGGTGAAGGTATTGGCCATTTCTTTGGCGCTATGCGTGTCGATGCTTTCCGACCAGCCGATGATTTCAAAAACCATATGGACAACTGGATCAATAGATTCAGATCTGCCAAGACCACACCCGGTCACGAAAAAGTCTTGATTCCCGGAGATCCGGAAAGAGAACTCGAAAAAGAACGAATGGAGAGCGGTATTCCCCTTCTAGAACCAGTGCAAAAAGACCTGAAAGCCCTAGGTGAAAAATTTGGGATACCTTTTAAAGAATAAAAAAAGCACCGGCCTTAGGCCTAGCCATTTCCGCCTGTTTCGGACCTAAAATCCGGAACAGGCTCAATTTTTACACTATTTTAATTTTTCAATATTCCATTTTTGCCTATCTTAATACCATGTCAAAATTCCATCATTACCAAACCTTAATCGAGTGGACCGGAAACACCGGCATGGGAACCAGGGGCTATCTTGCTTACCAAAGAAATTTCGATGTCACTACAGAGGGCAAAGCCCAAATAGCAGGAAGTGCTGACCCACACTTCCGAGGGGATAAATCCCGCCACAACCCGGAAGAACTATTCCTTGCCAGCATAGCGTCCTGTCACATGTTATGGTACCTCCATCTCTGCGCTGAAGCTGGCGTAAGTGTCGTCAATTACGAAGACCATGCTGAAGGAATCATGCAAGAAAATAAAAATGGCTCTGGTCAGTTTAATGAAGTAGTGCTTTATCCAGTGGTCACAGTGGAAAACGAAGACATGAAAACCAAGGCCATGCTCCTACATGAAGAAGCCCAAAAACACTGCTTTATCGCCAACAGTTGTAATTTCAACATCAGACATAAGCCAGTAGTAAGAATCGCCTCCAAAAAGCAAAGTTACAGCTAATAGCTCCTCCACAAGAGTAGTTTTCGCTAACACCTTGACCCAACCAATATCTCAAACCGGGAAAAACAAATCCTACATTTTTTGTAAACCCGGTTTTTATGTGAGGACTTCAGTATAGCCTGTTCCGATGGATGTCGGTGTTTTAGTAAAAAAACTCCTACAATCGATGGGGCAAACCTCCAGTTGGCTAGGTATATCCTTCTCCCTTGTTTTTGGCATCCGCCACAAACTCCTTGAATTTTTTCTCTGCATCCAGCTTACAGATCAACAATACATTTTCGGATTCGTTGATAAGGTAGTTGTCCAAGCCATGCACCACGACCAGTTTTTTAGGAGAAACTTTAATATAGCTGTTGGTCGTATCGTAGAGCATTGCGTTGGCATCCACCACATTATTGTTCCCATCTCTGTCTTTCAGCTGATGGATACTCATCCACGACCCCAGGTCAGACCAACCAAAATCCCCAAGAATCAGAAAAACATTCTCTGACTTCTCCATGATACCAATATCAATGGTGACGTTTTTCACTAATGAGTATGCCCTTCTGATAAACTCCTCCTCTTGTGGAGTGGAGTAATATGACTCTCCTTCCTCAAAAACCTCAGCTACTTCAGGCATGTACTTGCCGAACGCTCTGATGATGGACTTATTTTTCCATGCAAACATGCCGCTATTCCACACAAAATCGCCACTTTCCAGAAAGGTCTTTGCCAGATCAACATCAGGTTTTTCGGTAAAAGTCTTCACCTTTTTCACTTCATCATTACTGTCAATATACTGGATATAACCGTAAGCTGTATCCGGACGATTGGGTTTTATCCCAATGGTAATCAATTGATTGTCCTTTTCGGCTTCATTAAGCGCTAAGCGCATGGTATCCTGGAATGCCACCTCGTGGAGAATCAAATGATCCGAAGGGGTGACGATCACCCTAGCCTCAGGATCCTTTTTTTGGATCACATAGCTGGCATAGGCCACGCATGTGGCCGTATTCCTCCTTAACGGTTCTCTTAAGATTTGATCTTCTGACAATTCCGGCAATTGCTCCTTAACAATGTGCGCATAAGCGTGACTGGTCACCACATAAAACCTGTCCGCCGCCGACAACTTCACAAACCGATCATAGGTCATCTGCAACAAGGTCCTGCCAGTACCTAAAAGGTCTAAAAACTGCTTTGGAAAATTATTTCTGCTAAAAGGCCAAAACTTAGAGCCAATGCCTCCAGCAAGAACAACAATATATGGTGTATTTTGCATGATTTTTCTTAAACAATCCCCTCCTTCATTAAGTCATGGATATGGATAAACCCACGCACTCCCCCATCTTCTTCTACTACGAGCTGGGTAATGTTATATTCCCTCATGAAATTTAACGCCCTGACGGCATATTCATTGCGAGCGATGGTTTTTGGGTTTTTTGTCATAATATCTTTAGCGGTCACTGTGGAAAGATCCTGGTGTTTTTCGAGCATTCTTCTGAGATCACCATCGGTCACTATCCCTACCAAATGCTGGTCGCCGTTGACCACCGCCGTAGCCCCAAGTCGCTTACCACTGATCTCCAGAATCACTTCCGTCAAGTCCGCTCCTTCATTCACTTGTGGAACAGCATCTTTTACCATCAGGTCATCTACAGTGAGATAGAGCTGCTTACCTAGGGAACCTCCGGGATGATAGCGTGCAAAATCATCACTACTAAAGCCCCTGGCTTCCAATAGGCAAACGGCCAATGCATCGCCCATGGCCATATGGGCTGTGGTACTGGTAGTGGGGGCCAGATTTAGAGGACAGGCTTCTTCTCCAATTGTAGCATTCAACACAAAATCCGCCTGCTCTGCCAAATAACTCTCTGTATTACTTACCAAGGCCACCAATTTGGATCCCATCCTTTTGAGCATGGGCACCAAAACTTTTATTTCAGGTGTGTTTCCACTTTTCGAAATACAAATTACGAAATCTTCCCTTTGAATCATACCCAAATCCCCATGAATAGCATCAGCTGCATGCATAAAGAGTGCTGGAGTACCCGTGGAATTCAGTGTAGCCACGATTTTAGTGGCCACGAGGGCACTTTTACCCACCCCGGTAATGACCACTCGGCCCTCAGAACGTAGGATTTCTTTCACACAACTTTCGAAATCCTCATCAATATTAGGAATCAGATTCTGAAGGGCTTCCGCTTCTGTTTGGAGAACTTTGATGGCGCTATTTTTAATATTTTTTATTATATTCAATTTTACCGAGGTTATTATTAAATTTGTACAAAGGTAAAATTATTTACTTTAAAAATTTAATGAAAAAGCTTTCGGCGCATCATTAAAAAGAGATAATGGAGTGGATATAAAAATTAAAGAAAACCTCAAGAAGATTTTTGGCTTCAATCAGTTTAGAGGGAACCAAGAAGCTATCGTTGACAACATATTACAAGGTAACAACACCTTTGTCATCATGCCCACGGGAGCTGGTAAATCCCTGTGTTATCAATTACCGGCCGTCACCAAAGAAGGTACGGCTATTGTCATATCACCCTTGATAGCATTGATGAAAAACCAAGTGGACCAACTGAATGCTTTTGGCATCAATGCCCACTTCCTGAATTCCACCCTTAGCAAAACTGAATCCAATAAAGTCAAAAAACAGGTTCTCTCAGGAGCGACCAAGCTCCTCTACGTAGCCCCTGAATCACTCACGAAAGAAGAAAATGTCGAATTCCTAAAAACAGCCCAACTTAGCTTTGTAGCCATTGACGAGGCGCATTGTATCTCCGAATGGGGTCATGATTTCAGGCCAGAATACCGAAAGATCAAGAGCATTATCGGCCAGATCGGTGATTCACTGCCCATCATTGCCCTTACTGCCACTGCGACCCCAAAGGTGCAGCAGGACATCCAGCGCAACCTCAACATGGAAGAGGCCGACCTGTTCAAGTCGTCCTTTAACAGGACTAACCTTTTTTACGAGGTCAGGCCCAAGGTGAAGAACGATACCAAAAAGCACCTCATTAAATACGTCAAATCCCAAAAAGGCAAGTCCGGCATCATCTATTGCCTTAGTAGGAAAAAGGTGGAAGAAATCGCCGAACTCCTTAAAGTAAACGGTATCAATGCAGCTCCTTACCACGCTGGACTAGAAGCCGGCACACGTGTAAAAAACCAAGACAATTTCCTGAACGAGGAAGTCGATGTGGTCGTGGCAACGATCGCCTTTGGCATGGGCATAGACAAACCGGATGTACGCTATGTCATCCACTACGATGTCCCCAAGTCGCTGGAAGGCTATTACCAAGAAACAGGGAGAGCAGGACGAGATGGACTGGAAGGACACTGCCTGATGTTTTATAAGTACGAGGACATCGTCAAACTAGAAAAATTCAACAAGGACAAGCCTGTCAATGAACGGGAAAATGCCAAAGTCCTGCTGCAAGAGATGGCAGCATATGCAGAAAGCTCCGTCTGTAGAAGACGTGTGCTGCTGCATTATTTTGGAGAAACCTTAAATGAAGATTGTGGTTTTTGTGACAACTGTAAGAAGAAACGGGACTCTTTTGATGGTAAAGACGACATCCTTACCGCTATCGAAGCAGTCAAGGAAACCAATCAGC
Coding sequences within it:
- a CDS encoding KpsF/GutQ family sugar-phosphate isomerase; translated protein: MNIIKNIKNSAIKVLQTEAEALQNLIPNIDEDFESCVKEILRSEGRVVITGVGKSALVATKIVATLNSTGTPALFMHAADAIHGDLGMIQREDFVICISKSGNTPEIKVLVPMLKRMGSKLVALVSNTESYLAEQADFVLNATIGEEACPLNLAPTTSTTAHMAMGDALAVCLLEARGFSSDDFARYHPGGSLGKQLYLTVDDLMVKDAVPQVNEGADLTEVILEISGKRLGATAVVNGDQHLVGIVTDGDLRRMLEKHQDLSTVTAKDIMTKNPKTIARNEYAVRALNFMREYNITQLVVEEDGGVRGFIHIHDLMKEGIV
- a CDS encoding Ppx/GppA phosphatase family protein, with product MRHEKAAIIDMGTNTFHLLLVDLNEEGFEILYKEKIPVKIGQKGISKNEIHPDAQKRAMHTLGHFRNLINGEKIENIYAFATSAVRNAHNGMELVQEIKNEFNIEVNVIDGEQEAQLIYEGIRFSGSLVEQNSLMMDIGGGSVEFIIGSNHEAIWKQSFEIGGQRMLDLFHYHDPILPDEIDKLKAYLSDRLEPLIKALEQYRPKRLVGASGTFDTLTDMYYATAQLTKTKSQTVFHLPRKEFAQLAQKIVTLNKEQRLNLPGMIPMRVDMIVVASCLIEFILQYVDADELICSNYALKEGVISKILKKESIIPCMGIEKP
- a CDS encoding OsmC family protein — encoded protein: MSKFHHYQTLIEWTGNTGMGTRGYLAYQRNFDVTTEGKAQIAGSADPHFRGDKSRHNPEELFLASIASCHMLWYLHLCAEAGVSVVNYEDHAEGIMQENKNGSGQFNEVVLYPVVTVENEDMKTKAMLLHEEAQKHCFIANSCNFNIRHKPVVRIASKKQSYS
- a CDS encoding mannose-1-phosphate guanylyltransferase produces the protein MQNTPYIVVLAGGIGSKFWPFSRNNFPKQFLDLLGTGRTLLQMTYDRFVKLSAADRFYVVTSHAYAHIVKEQLPELSEDQILREPLRRNTATCVAYASYVIQKKDPEARVIVTPSDHLILHEVAFQDTMRLALNEAEKDNQLITIGIKPNRPDTAYGYIQYIDSNDEVKKVKTFTEKPDVDLAKTFLESGDFVWNSGMFAWKNKSIIRAFGKYMPEVAEVFEEGESYYSTPQEEEFIRRAYSLVKNVTIDIGIMEKSENVFLILGDFGWSDLGSWMSIHQLKDRDGNNNVVDANAMLYDTTNSYIKVSPKKLVVVHGLDNYLINESENVLLICKLDAEKKFKEFVADAKNKGEGYT
- a CDS encoding Ldh family oxidoreductase gives rise to the protein MNFDFKSLFAFTKEIFIKMGCPESDAQSATEVLLSADLRGVDSHGVARLSGYVRLWEAGRINPTPNVRIVHETPSTAVVDGDGGLGLVVAPIAMQIAIDKAKGAGTGWVSVKNSNHYGIAGHHALQAVKEDMIGMSMTNASPLVSPTFSKERLLGTNPISVAIPAGKEPPFVADMATTTAANGKLEILQRKQEEAPSGWVQDKEGNPTTNAFGVKEGGALLPLGGDREHGSHKGYALGSIVDIFSAVLSGANYGPWVPPFVAFLQPDPNPVGEGIGHFFGAMRVDAFRPADDFKNHMDNWINRFRSAKTTPGHEKVLIPGDPERELEKERMESGIPLLEPVQKDLKALGEKFGIPFKE
- the recQ gene encoding DNA helicase RecQ translates to MDIKIKENLKKIFGFNQFRGNQEAIVDNILQGNNTFVIMPTGAGKSLCYQLPAVTKEGTAIVISPLIALMKNQVDQLNAFGINAHFLNSTLSKTESNKVKKQVLSGATKLLYVAPESLTKEENVEFLKTAQLSFVAIDEAHCISEWGHDFRPEYRKIKSIIGQIGDSLPIIALTATATPKVQQDIQRNLNMEEADLFKSSFNRTNLFYEVRPKVKNDTKKHLIKYVKSQKGKSGIIYCLSRKKVEEIAELLKVNGINAAPYHAGLEAGTRVKNQDNFLNEEVDVVVATIAFGMGIDKPDVRYVIHYDVPKSLEGYYQETGRAGRDGLEGHCLMFYKYEDIVKLEKFNKDKPVNERENAKVLLQEMAAYAESSVCRRRVLLHYFGETLNEDCGFCDNCKKKRDSFDGKDDILTAIEAVKETNQRFNLEHIVKVIRGEQNEYMESYHHNGLSVFGKGKNDSERHWRSVLRQTMINGLLEKDIENYGVIRLSPSSEVFLKEPYAITLTKDHDFEEMIENDEAEEIANINKAYDEKLFELLKVERKKVAKTKGLPPYVIFQDPSLEEMATVYPTTREELAQINGVGMGKVIKFGASFLKLIETYVEENDIITASDVVVKTAGTRSKVKISIIQQVDRKIDLDEIASNLNIDMAELLQEIEQIIYSGTKLNINYYIHNIMDEEREDTLHDYFMTAETDNIREALEELEDEDFGEEEIRVYRIKFISDHAN